One segment of Bacteroides caecimuris DNA contains the following:
- the sppA gene encoding signal peptide peptidase SppA: protein MKDFLKFTLATVTGIILSSIVLFIISMVTLFGIMSASDTETIVKKNSVMMLDLNGTLVERTQEDPLGILSQWFGDESNTYGLDDILSSIQKAKENENIKGIYLQASSLGASYASLQEIRNALLDFKESGKFIIAYADSYTQGLYYLSSVADKVLLNPKGMIEWRGIASTPLFYKDLLQKIGIEMQVFKVGTYKSAVEPFIATEMSPANREQVTAFITSIWGQVTEGVSASRNIPIDSLNVYADRMLMFYPSEESIQCGLADTLIYRNDVRNYLKKLVEIDEDDNLPLVGLSDMMNVKKNVPKDKSGNVVAIYYASGEITDYPGSATSEDGIVGSKVIRDLRKLKDDNDVKAVVLRVNSPGGSAFASEQIWHAVKELKAKKPVIVSMGDYAASGGYYISCVADTIVAEPTTLTGSIGIFGIIPNAKGLTDKIGLSYDVVKTNKYADFGNIMRPFNEDERSLLQMMITEGYDTFVSRCAEGRQMPKEAIEKIAEGRVWTGETAKKLGLVDELGGIDKALDIAVAKAGIEGYTVVSYPAKQDFFSSLLDTKPTNYVESQLLKSKLGEFYQQFGLLKNLQEQSMIQARIPFELNVK from the coding sequence ATGAAAGATTTCTTGAAGTTTACACTTGCCACAGTGACAGGTATCATTTTGTCAAGTATTGTATTATTTATAATCAGCATGGTAACGCTGTTTGGCATCATGTCCGCTTCGGACACGGAAACAATCGTAAAAAAGAATTCTGTAATGATGCTCGATTTAAACGGAACGTTGGTTGAACGTACGCAAGAAGACCCGCTAGGTATTTTATCACAATGGTTTGGTGACGAATCTAACACGTACGGGCTGGATGATATTCTCTCTTCCATCCAAAAAGCTAAAGAAAACGAAAATATCAAAGGAATTTATTTGCAAGCAAGTTCATTAGGTGCCTCTTATGCTTCCTTACAAGAAATCCGCAACGCACTACTCGACTTCAAGGAGAGTGGAAAGTTCATCATTGCTTATGCCGATTCCTATACACAAGGGCTTTATTATCTTTCCAGCGTGGCCGATAAGGTGCTGCTCAATCCTAAAGGAATGATTGAATGGAGAGGTATCGCTTCCACTCCTCTGTTCTACAAAGACCTGCTACAAAAAATAGGAATTGAGATGCAGGTATTCAAGGTGGGAACTTACAAGTCTGCCGTAGAGCCGTTTATTGCAACAGAAATGAGCCCTGCCAATCGCGAACAAGTAACAGCATTTATCACTTCTATCTGGGGACAGGTGACGGAGGGAGTTTCTGCTTCCCGCAATATTCCAATAGACTCTCTGAATGTTTATGCCGATCGCATGTTAATGTTCTATCCGTCAGAAGAGAGTATACAATGTGGACTGGCTGATACTTTGATTTATCGCAATGATGTGCGCAATTATCTTAAAAAACTGGTAGAGATAGATGAGGATGACAACCTCCCGTTAGTAGGATTAAGCGATATGATGAACGTAAAGAAGAATGTGCCCAAAGACAAGAGCGGCAATGTCGTGGCTATTTATTATGCATCCGGTGAAATTACAGACTATCCGGGTTCCGCAACTTCCGAGGACGGGATTGTTGGTTCAAAAGTCATTCGTGACCTGCGTAAATTGAAAGATGATAATGATGTAAAAGCTGTTGTACTCCGTGTCAATTCTCCGGGAGGAAGTGCTTTTGCTTCAGAACAAATTTGGCATGCAGTAAAAGAGTTGAAAGCTAAGAAGCCGGTCATTGTCTCTATGGGTGATTATGCCGCGTCAGGAGGTTACTATATCTCTTGCGTTGCCGACACGATTGTTGCAGAGCCTACCACCCTGACTGGTTCTATCGGAATCTTCGGTATCATTCCTAATGCAAAAGGGTTGACTGATAAAATCGGTTTAAGTTATGATGTAGTTAAGACGAATAAATATGCTGATTTCGGAAATATCATGCGCCCGTTCAACGAAGATGAAAGATCATTGCTTCAAATGATGATTACCGAAGGATACGACACCTTTGTCAGCCGTTGTGCCGAGGGCCGCCAAATGCCCAAGGAAGCAATCGAAAAGATTGCCGAAGGCCGTGTATGGACTGGGGAAACTGCTAAAAAGTTAGGACTGGTAGACGAGTTAGGCGGCATTGACAAGGCATTGGATATTGCCGTGGCAAAAGCCGGTATCGAGGGATACACCGTTGTTTCTTATCCTGCAAAACAAGATTTCTTTTCTTCCCTGCTTGATACGAAACCGACGAATTACGTAGAATCACAATTGCTGAAAAGCAAGTTAGGTGAGTTCTACCAACAATTCGGTTTACTGAAAAATCTGCAAGAACAATCCATGATTCAGGCTCGTATTCCGTTCGAACTGAATGTTAAATAA
- a CDS encoding hybrid sensor histidine kinase/response regulator transcription factor has product MNNFVKMRRIFLFVLLLINCTVSKGQIYKYIGLEDGLNNQKIYHIQKDRRGYMWFLNQEGIDRYDGKQIKHYNFSDDNMTLDSRIALSWLYMDNRNVLWVIGQKGRIFRYDSQHDKFELAYVHPELIRNKSQAFLNFGYLDKNDRIWLCCKDSITWYDTHTGTVLNMSVPVDGEITTIEQTEGNHFFIGTGSGLFRAGIEDGKLKVVPDEVVESIAPVHELYYHAVSKQLFVGNYKEGILIYDMGRTGKIISCQFPNHVEVNQITALNAHELLVATGGKGVYKLDVNTYMSEPYITADYNSYNGMNGNNINDVYVDEEERIWLANYPTGVTIRNNRYGSYDLIKHSLGNAQSLVNDQIHDVIEDSDGDLWFATSNGISFYQTDTKEWRSFFSSFDPVPNDENHIFLALCEVSSGVIWAGGYTSGIYKIEKKKGFKVTYLSPAAIAGVRPDQYIYDIKKDSGGDIWSGGYYHLKRINLETKNVRFYPGVSSITIIQEKDDRLMWIGTRMGLYLLDKESGVYQYIDLPVESPHICALYQREDGILYIGTRGAGLLVYDINNKKFVHQYRTDNCALISDNVYTILPRQDESLLIGTETSITIYSPLEHSFRNWTREQGLMSVNFNTGSATAWNKNTLVFGGNEGAVKFPTNIQIPEPHYSRLLLRDFMIAYHPVYPGDDGSPLKKDIDETDRLELAYGQNTFSFDVASINYDYPSNILYSWKIDGYHKEWTRPSQDNRILVRNLPPGSYTLQIRAVSNEEKYKTYETRNIQIVITPPVWASVWAMVGYAILLVLVMVVIFRVIMLHKQKKVSDEKTRFFINTAHDIRTPLTLIKAPLEEVIENRMVTEQALPHMNMALKNVNTLLQLTTNLINFERIDVYSSTLYVSEYELNTFMNDVCAAFHKYAEMKHVRFVYESNFDYLNVWFDSDKMGSILKNILSNALKYTPEEGSVCISACEEGNTWSIEVKDTGIGIPSCEQKKLFRNCFRGSNVVNLKVTGSGIGLMLVYKLVKLHKGKIQIQSDEQQGTCVRVTFPKGNSHFHKAKFISPKLPDERPEAIIPGGISELPAIEVSQINSSLQRILIVEDNDDLRNYLVDMLKTNYNIQACPNGKDALIIMKEFNPDLVISDIMMPEMSGDELCSAIKADLEMSHIPVVLLTALGDEKNMLEGLEIGADAYITKPFSVGILKATIKNLLANRALLRQVYNSIEEEEQKFAVNCTNTLDWKFIASVKECIEKNMSDPDFNVEMLSSRHHMSRTSFFNKLKVLTGYAPADYIRMIRLQHAAQLLKQGEYTIAEITDRVGFSDAKYFREVFKKYYGVSPSKYGELEKTGSSSVVNLPSKTD; this is encoded by the coding sequence ATGAATAATTTTGTAAAAATGAGAAGAATCTTTTTGTTTGTACTTCTTCTCATTAACTGTACTGTAAGCAAAGGGCAGATTTATAAGTACATAGGACTGGAAGACGGGTTGAATAATCAGAAAATATACCATATCCAAAAAGACCGACGTGGGTATATGTGGTTTCTGAATCAAGAAGGGATAGACCGTTATGATGGCAAACAGATCAAGCATTACAACTTTTCAGATGATAACATGACGTTGGATTCACGGATTGCCTTGAGTTGGCTTTATATGGACAACAGAAATGTATTATGGGTAATTGGTCAGAAAGGTCGTATTTTTAGGTATGATTCGCAGCACGATAAGTTTGAACTGGCTTATGTGCATCCGGAGCTGATCAGAAATAAGTCGCAAGCATTTCTGAATTTTGGTTATTTGGACAAAAATGACCGTATATGGTTGTGCTGTAAAGATAGTATTACCTGGTATGATACCCATACCGGAACGGTGTTGAATATGTCAGTACCGGTTGATGGCGAAATAACCACCATTGAACAGACAGAAGGTAATCATTTTTTTATAGGTACGGGAAGTGGTTTATTTCGTGCCGGAATAGAAGACGGTAAGTTAAAGGTGGTTCCTGATGAAGTGGTGGAAAGCATTGCTCCGGTACATGAACTTTATTACCATGCTGTTTCAAAACAGTTATTTGTGGGAAACTATAAAGAGGGAATACTTATATACGACATGGGGAGAACAGGAAAAATCATCTCTTGTCAATTTCCCAATCATGTAGAGGTTAACCAGATTACTGCTTTAAACGCTCATGAACTTCTAGTGGCTACAGGGGGAAAAGGTGTATATAAGCTGGATGTGAATACATACATGAGTGAACCCTATATAACAGCTGATTATAACAGTTATAACGGGATGAATGGAAATAACATTAATGATGTCTATGTGGATGAAGAAGAACGCATCTGGCTCGCCAATTATCCCACCGGTGTTACAATTCGTAACAACCGTTATGGAAGTTATGACCTGATAAAACATTCACTTGGTAATGCCCAGTCGTTGGTGAATGATCAGATTCATGATGTGATAGAGGATAGTGACGGTGATCTCTGGTTTGCAACCAGTAACGGTATCAGTTTCTATCAGACTGATACAAAAGAATGGCGTTCCTTCTTTAGTTCCTTTGATCCGGTACCGAATGATGAGAATCACATTTTTTTAGCGCTATGTGAAGTTTCTTCTGGTGTAATATGGGCTGGTGGTTATACATCGGGTATTTACAAGATAGAGAAGAAGAAAGGGTTTAAGGTAACTTATCTTTCTCCTGCTGCCATTGCAGGAGTACGTCCCGACCAATATATTTATGACATTAAAAAAGATTCGGGAGGTGATATTTGGTCCGGTGGATATTATCATCTGAAGCGTATCAATCTTGAGACTAAAAACGTACGTTTTTATCCGGGAGTAAGTTCTATTACTATTATTCAGGAGAAGGATGACCGGCTGATGTGGATTGGTACGCGAATGGGACTCTACCTGCTTGACAAGGAATCCGGAGTTTACCAGTATATTGATCTGCCTGTTGAATCTCCCCATATATGTGCATTATACCAGAGAGAAGACGGTATCCTGTATATCGGTACTCGTGGAGCCGGACTTCTTGTGTATGACATTAATAATAAGAAGTTTGTCCATCAATATCGTACTGATAACTGTGCGTTGATTTCCGATAATGTTTATACAATTCTTCCACGTCAGGACGAGAGTCTTCTGATAGGTACGGAAACCAGTATCACAATCTATTCTCCTCTGGAACATTCTTTCCGTAATTGGACACGGGAGCAAGGATTGATGAGTGTCAATTTTAATACAGGGTCTGCCACTGCCTGGAATAAAAACACACTTGTTTTTGGCGGTAATGAAGGTGCGGTTAAGTTTCCGACAAATATACAGATACCGGAACCGCATTACTCACGCCTGTTATTGCGTGATTTTATGATTGCTTATCATCCTGTTTATCCGGGTGATGACGGATCTCCTTTGAAGAAGGATATTGACGAAACTGACCGGCTGGAACTGGCTTACGGACAAAATACATTTTCCTTTGATGTGGCATCCATTAATTATGATTATCCTTCTAACATTCTTTATTCATGGAAAATTGACGGTTATCATAAAGAATGGACTCGTCCAAGTCAGGATAACCGGATTCTTGTTAGAAATCTGCCTCCTGGCAGTTATACGTTACAAATTCGTGCCGTATCCAATGAAGAGAAGTATAAGACTTATGAGACAAGGAACATTCAGATTGTTATAACACCTCCTGTATGGGCCAGTGTATGGGCAATGGTAGGATATGCCATCCTGTTGGTACTGGTTATGGTTGTTATATTCCGTGTTATCATGTTGCACAAACAGAAGAAGGTGTCGGATGAGAAGACACGGTTCTTCATTAATACAGCTCATGACATACGTACACCGCTTACGTTGATAAAAGCTCCGCTGGAGGAAGTCATAGAAAATCGTATGGTGACCGAACAGGCGTTACCTCATATGAATATGGCTCTTAAGAATGTGAATACATTGCTTCAGCTGACAACTAACTTGATAAATTTCGAACGCATAGATGTTTATTCATCCACTCTTTACGTTTCCGAGTATGAACTGAATACTTTTATGAATGATGTTTGTGCCGCTTTTCACAAATATGCCGAAATGAAACATGTCAGGTTTGTTTATGAAAGCAATTTTGACTATCTGAATGTATGGTTTGATAGTGACAAGATGGGATCTATCCTGAAAAATATCTTGTCAAATGCATTGAAGTATACACCTGAAGAAGGTAGTGTGTGCATTTCCGCCTGCGAGGAAGGAAACACCTGGAGCATTGAGGTGAAAGATACGGGGATTGGTATTCCTTCGTGCGAACAGAAGAAATTGTTCAGAAACTGTTTTAGAGGAAGTAATGTTGTCAATCTAAAAGTAACAGGTAGCGGAATAGGGCTGATGTTGGTATACAAACTAGTTAAATTACATAAAGGCAAGATTCAGATTCAGAGCGATGAACAACAAGGCACTTGTGTACGCGTTACTTTCCCGAAAGGAAATAGCCATTTTCATAAAGCTAAATTTATTTCTCCCAAGCTGCCGGATGAACGTCCGGAGGCTATTATACCGGGTGGTATTTCCGAATTGCCGGCTATAGAGGTATCCCAGATAAACAGTTCCTTGCAACGTATCCTGATAGTGGAGGATAATGATGATTTGCGCAATTATCTGGTGGATATGCTTAAGACGAATTATAATATTCAGGCTTGTCCGAATGGGAAGGATGCACTTATCATAATGAAGGAATTTAATCCGGATCTTGTTATATCCGATATAATGATGCCTGAAATGAGCGGCGATGAACTTTGTTCAGCGATAAAAGCGGATCTTGAAATGTCTCATATTCCGGTCGTTTTGTTGACAGCACTGGGAGATGAGAAGAATATGCTCGAAGGGCTGGAAATCGGAGCGGATGCTTATATCACCAAGCCTTTCAGTGTAGGAATACTCAAGGCAACGATTAAGAATTTGCTGGCGAATCGTGCTTTGCTCCGTCAGGTTTATAATAGTATCGAAGAGGAAGAACAGAAATTTGCGGTTAATTGTACTAATACTCTGGACTGGAAATTTATAGCTTCGGTCAAGGAATGTATAGAGAAGAACATGAGTGATCCGGATTTTAATGTAGAAATGCTTAGCAGTCGCCATCACATGAGCCGTACGAGTTTCTTTAATAAATTAAAGGTCTTGACAGGTTATGCTCCGGCTGATTATATCCGGATGATACGTTTGCAACATGCTGCACAATTGCTAAAGCAGGGCGAATATACAATAGCGGAAATTACTGATAGGGTCGGGTTCTCGGATGCGAAATATTTCCGTGAGGTATTTAAAAAATATTATGGTGTAAGTCCGAGCAAGTATGGAGAGTTGGAAAAGACAGGATCTTCTTCGGTAGTTAATCTTCCAAGTAAGACTGATTAG
- a CDS encoding SLC13 family permease: MYKIFHGFHLVEAYQDLKKAKRLAKNQTVARCIKLTVAITLSLILWFLPIDTFGIEGLTIIEQRLISIFIFATLMWVFEAVPAWTTSVLIVVLLLLTVSDSSLWFLTQGISTEELGQTVKYKSIMHCFADPIIMLFIGGFILAIAATKSGLDVLLARVMLRPFGTQSHYVLLGFILVTAAFSMFLSNTATAAMMLTFLTPVLKALPADGKGKIGLAMAIPVAANVGGMGTPIGTPPNAIALKYLNDPEGLNLNIGFGEWMSFMLPYTIVVLFIAWFILLRLFPFKQKNIELQIEGEAKKDWRSIVVYITFAITVILWMFDKVTGVNSNVVAMIPVAVFCITGVITKRDLEEISWSVLWMVAGGFALGVALQETGLAKHMIEAIPFNTWPPVLMIVGSGLICYAMANFISHTATAALLVPILAIAGSSMRENLSSLGGVETLLIGVAIGSSLAMILPISTPPNALAHATGMIQQKDMEKVGIIMGIIGLILGYTMLIILGSNNLL, from the coding sequence ATGTACAAGATTTTTCACGGCTTCCATCTAGTGGAAGCTTATCAGGACTTAAAGAAAGCCAAACGGTTGGCAAAAAATCAGACAGTGGCCAGATGTATAAAGCTAACCGTAGCTATTACCCTCTCCCTTATTTTATGGTTCCTCCCTATTGACACATTTGGTATAGAAGGGTTGACTATTATAGAACAAAGACTTATTTCTATCTTTATTTTTGCCACACTGATGTGGGTATTCGAAGCTGTCCCTGCATGGACCACTTCCGTATTGATTGTCGTTTTATTGCTGCTCACCGTTTCCGACAGCAGCTTATGGTTCCTTACTCAAGGAATCTCAACAGAAGAATTGGGACAGACAGTCAAATATAAGTCCATTATGCATTGCTTTGCCGATCCAATCATTATGTTATTTATTGGTGGGTTCATACTTGCCATCGCAGCAACCAAAAGCGGATTGGACGTATTGTTGGCACGCGTCATGTTAAGACCTTTCGGAACCCAATCACACTATGTATTATTAGGATTCATTCTTGTTACAGCTGCATTTTCAATGTTCCTTAGCAACACGGCTACAGCTGCCATGATGCTCACTTTCCTAACTCCTGTATTAAAAGCTCTGCCGGCAGACGGTAAAGGAAAAATAGGTCTGGCTATGGCTATTCCTGTAGCTGCTAATGTGGGTGGTATGGGAACTCCTATCGGCACACCGCCCAACGCAATTGCCTTAAAATACCTGAATGATCCGGAGGGACTGAACCTGAATATCGGTTTCGGAGAATGGATGAGTTTTATGTTACCCTATACTATTGTTGTATTGTTTATCGCTTGGTTCATACTTTTACGTTTGTTTCCCTTTAAACAAAAGAATATTGAACTACAAATTGAAGGTGAAGCCAAAAAAGACTGGCGTTCCATTGTGGTTTATATCACTTTCGCCATCACAGTCATACTTTGGATGTTTGACAAAGTGACGGGAGTAAACTCTAATGTAGTAGCTATGATTCCGGTAGCCGTTTTCTGTATAACGGGAGTCATCACCAAACGCGATCTGGAAGAAATCAGTTGGAGCGTACTTTGGATGGTAGCCGGCGGCTTCGCCCTGGGCGTTGCTTTACAGGAAACCGGACTGGCGAAACACATGATTGAAGCTATCCCATTCAACACATGGCCTCCTGTATTAATGATTGTCGGCTCCGGACTTATTTGTTATGCTATGGCTAATTTCATCTCACATACAGCTACTGCCGCATTGCTCGTCCCCATCCTAGCCATTGCAGGAAGCAGTATGCGTGAGAACCTATCTTCCTTAGGTGGAGTAGAGACTTTATTGATCGGAGTGGCAATCGGTTCATCATTAGCAATGATATTGCCTATCAGTACTCCTCCCAACGCATTGGCACATGCCACTGGCATGATTCAGCAAAAGGACATGGAAAAAGTCGGAATAATCATGGGAATCATCGGACTGATATTGGGATATACCATGTTGATCATACTTGGTTCCAACAATTTATTATAA
- a CDS encoding GH92 family glycosyl hydrolase has translation MKRKTPFVAAALAAGLSFYSSCTPTEKAETKDYTQYVNTFIGAADNGHTFPGACYPFGMIQTSPVTGAVGWRYCSEYVYEDSLIWGFTQTHLNGTGCMDLGDVLVMPVTGTRVRAWDAYRSHFLKDKEAATPGYYTAELSDPQVKAELTASVHVALHRYTYHKADSASILIDLQHGPAWREEQYHSQVNSCEVNWEDAQTLIGHVNNTVWVDQDYFFVMKFNRPVVDSLYLPMGETEKGKRIIASFDMQPGDELMMKVALSTTSIDGAKKNLEAEIPAWDFEGVRTAAHNEWNDYLSRIEIEGADDEKTNFYTCFYHALIQPNQISDVDGMYRNAADSIVKAGTGTFYSTFSLWDTYRAAHPFYTLVIPERVDGFVNSLIEQGEVQGFLPIWGLWGKENFCMIGNHGVSVIAEAYRKGFRGFDAERAFNIIKKTQTVSHPLKSDWEVYTKYGYFPTELIKAESVSSTLESVYDDYAAADMARRMGKEEDAVYFAKRADYYKNLFDPETKFMRPRKADGTWKAPFNPSALAHSESVGGDYTEGNAWQYTWHVQHDVPGLIQLFGGEKPFLNKLDSLFTVKLEGESLADVTGLIGQYAHGNEPSHHVTYLYALAGRPERTQELVREIFDTQYKNKPDGLCGNDDCGQMSAWYMLSAMGFYPVDPVSAEYVFGAPQLPKMTLHLADGKIFTIIAENLSKEHKYVDSITLNGKPYTKKTISHEDIIKGGTLVYKMK, from the coding sequence ATGAAAAGAAAAACCCCTTTTGTGGCTGCAGCTTTAGCAGCAGGCTTGTCTTTCTATTCTTCTTGTACTCCGACTGAAAAAGCGGAAACAAAGGATTATACTCAATACGTGAATACCTTTATCGGTGCTGCAGATAATGGTCATACATTCCCTGGGGCGTGTTATCCTTTCGGTATGATACAAACCAGTCCGGTGACGGGAGCGGTTGGTTGGCGCTATTGTTCTGAATATGTTTATGAAGATTCCCTGATTTGGGGATTTACTCAAACACATCTGAATGGAACGGGATGTATGGACTTAGGTGATGTTTTGGTGATGCCGGTCACCGGTACACGCGTACGTGCGTGGGATGCTTATCGCAGTCATTTTCTTAAAGATAAAGAAGCGGCTACTCCAGGATATTACACCGCAGAGCTCTCTGATCCACAGGTAAAAGCGGAACTGACTGCCTCTGTCCATGTTGCCCTTCACCGCTATACTTATCACAAGGCTGATTCTGCTTCTATATTGATAGACTTGCAACATGGCCCTGCATGGAGAGAAGAACAATATCATTCACAAGTCAACAGTTGTGAAGTGAACTGGGAAGATGCTCAAACACTGATAGGGCATGTCAATAACACGGTATGGGTCGATCAGGATTATTTCTTTGTGATGAAATTCAACCGTCCGGTAGTCGATTCACTTTATCTTCCGATGGGTGAAACAGAAAAAGGAAAACGCATCATTGCCTCTTTTGACATGCAGCCGGGAGATGAGCTGATGATGAAAGTGGCTCTTTCCACTACCAGCATAGATGGGGCTAAAAAGAACCTGGAGGCAGAAATTCCTGCTTGGGATTTTGAAGGAGTAAGAACTGCCGCCCACAATGAATGGAACGACTATTTGAGCCGTATTGAAATAGAGGGCGCCGATGATGAAAAAACGAATTTCTACACTTGTTTCTATCATGCGTTGATTCAACCTAATCAGATATCGGATGTGGACGGTATGTATCGTAATGCCGCCGACTCTATTGTAAAAGCCGGAACAGGTACCTTCTATTCTACATTCTCTTTGTGGGATACTTACCGTGCCGCTCATCCATTTTATACATTGGTGATTCCCGAACGTGTGGACGGTTTTGTGAATTCTCTCATCGAACAGGGTGAAGTGCAAGGTTTCCTGCCTATTTGGGGATTATGGGGAAAAGAGAATTTCTGTATGATTGGTAATCACGGCGTATCAGTCATTGCAGAGGCTTATCGCAAAGGATTCCGTGGCTTTGACGCTGAACGTGCTTTCAATATAATAAAGAAGACGCAGACCGTATCTCATCCGTTGAAGTCTGATTGGGAGGTTTATACGAAATATGGTTATTTCCCGACAGAGCTGATAAAAGCAGAATCTGTATCTTCCACTTTAGAATCTGTATATGATGATTATGCTGCTGCCGATATGGCACGTCGTATGGGTAAAGAGGAAGATGCCGTTTACTTTGCGAAACGTGCTGACTATTATAAGAATCTTTTCGATCCGGAGACGAAGTTCATGCGTCCGCGCAAAGCTGACGGAACTTGGAAAGCTCCGTTTAACCCAAGTGCGTTGGCACATTCTGAAAGTGTCGGTGGAGATTATACGGAAGGAAATGCATGGCAATATACTTGGCATGTACAACATGATGTTCCGGGATTAATCCAGTTGTTTGGGGGAGAAAAACCTTTCTTGAATAAATTAGATTCATTGTTTACAGTTAAGCTAGAAGGTGAAAGTTTGGCAGATGTTACTGGATTAATCGGGCAATATGCTCATGGAAATGAGCCAAGCCATCATGTGACTTATTTGTATGCACTGGCTGGTCGTCCGGAACGTACACAAGAATTGGTTCGTGAAATATTTGATACTCAATATAAAAACAAACCTGACGGACTTTGCGGAAATGATGATTGCGGACAGATGTCTGCCTGGTATATGCTTAGTGCGATGGGATTCTATCCGGTAGATCCGGTAAGTGCGGAATATGTATTCGGTGCTCCACAGTTGCCGAAGATGACTTTGCATCTGGCTGATGGCAAGATTTTCACGATTATTGCGGAGAATTTGTCGAAAGAACATAAATATGTAGATAGTATTACATTGAATGGCAAACCATATACGAAGAAAACAATCTCGCATGAAGATATTATAAAAGGTGGTACACTAGTGTATAAGATGAAGTAA
- a CDS encoding RNA polymerase sigma-70 factor, with protein sequence MEHTETLIVEQLKIGNEDAYQYIYDHHYALLCHVASGYVKDQFLAETIVGDTIFHLWEIRETLEISVSIRSYLVRAVRNRCINYLNSEWEKREIAFSSLMPDEITDDKMTISDSHPLGALLERELEEEIYKAIDKLPNECRRVFDKSRFEGKSYEEISQELGISVNTVKYHIKNALASLQTNLSKYLITLLLFFFG encoded by the coding sequence ATGGAGCACACTGAAACTTTAATAGTAGAGCAGTTGAAGATAGGTAACGAAGACGCCTATCAATACATCTATGACCATCATTATGCTCTGCTGTGTCATGTCGCGAGTGGCTATGTAAAAGATCAATTCCTCGCGGAAACCATTGTCGGGGATACTATTTTTCATTTATGGGAGATTCGTGAAACGTTAGAGATTTCCGTTTCTATCCGTAGCTATTTGGTGAGAGCCGTCCGTAATCGTTGTATCAACTATCTGAATTCTGAATGGGAAAAGCGTGAGATCGCGTTTTCATCTCTAATGCCTGATGAGATAACAGACGATAAAATGACGATCTCCGATTCGCATCCGTTAGGTGCATTGCTGGAGCGTGAACTGGAAGAGGAAATATATAAAGCCATTGATAAATTGCCGAATGAATGTCGTCGCGTGTTCGATAAAAGCCGTTTTGAAGGAAAATCATACGAAGAAATTTCTCAAGAGTTAGGCATCTCTGTTAATACGGTTAAGTATCATATAAAGAATGCATTAGCATCTTTACAAACGAATCTAAGTAAATATCTGATTACTC